In a single window of the Thermotoga sp. KOL6 genome:
- a CDS encoding phospholipase D-like domain-containing protein encodes MERWYGLRKTFLLLLLLIVELSFSQVFFSTVDDLHEIVSNYLSLSEDPIVVAYSIDPEYLGLRNARMACEVPIEGAFVHISEGLLHSKFMVLDEQTVIFGSANFNQPSLEEHINNLIVFHSREIASFFKSIYNWLVYETTPRDHLKTREGEFFLVPISNVEKVFIDTLWKARKYVFICSYAFTDEDIFATLKFLSSEGVRIYIITDKWFESSRLKSLPLETFDVLEVKEPLMHHKFLVVDGKILITGSANFTESGFHKNVEIVFKTSNKEYVESFVEEFERIWRGYFVQGVRF; translated from the coding sequence ATGGAAAGGTGGTATGGATTGAGGAAGACGTTCCTTCTGTTGCTTCTCCTGATCGTTGAGTTGAGTTTCTCCCAAGTTTTCTTCAGTACCGTTGATGATCTTCACGAAATCGTCTCCAACTATCTTTCTCTCTCCGAGGATCCTATAGTCGTTGCTTACTCAATAGATCCCGAATATCTGGGATTGAGGAACGCACGAATGGCCTGTGAAGTTCCTATCGAAGGTGCCTTTGTCCACATCTCGGAAGGTCTTCTACACTCGAAATTCATGGTTCTCGATGAACAAACCGTCATTTTTGGTTCTGCGAACTTCAACCAGCCTAGTCTAGAAGAACACATCAACAACCTCATTGTATTCCACTCTAGAGAAATCGCAAGTTTTTTCAAAAGTATTTACAACTGGCTCGTTTATGAAACAACACCGAGAGATCACCTAAAGACACGTGAGGGAGAGTTTTTCCTTGTTCCCATTTCGAATGTCGAGAAGGTTTTCATAGACACGCTTTGGAAGGCAAGAAAATACGTATTCATCTGTTCTTATGCCTTCACGGATGAAGACATTTTCGCCACCTTGAAGTTTCTCTCCTCCGAGGGAGTGAGGATCTACATCATCACCGACAAATGGTTCGAGTCTTCTAGATTAAAATCACTCCCTCTCGAAACGTTTGATGTTCTCGAGGTGAAAGAGCCTCTTATGCATCACAAATTTTTGGTGGTCGACGGGAAAATTCTCATCACAGGTTCTGCCAATTTCACGGAGAGTGGATTTCATAAGAATGTGGAAATTGTGTTCAAAACGAGTAACAAAGAGTATGTAGAATCATTTGTGGAAGAGTTTGAAAGAATCTGGAGGGGATACTTTGTACAAGGTGTTCGTTTTTGA
- the miaB gene encoding tRNA (N6-isopentenyl adenosine(37)-C2)-methylthiotransferase MiaB → MKFYIKTFGCQMNENDSETMAGLLLKEGFTPASTPEEADVVIINTCAVRRKSEEKAYSELGQFLKLKRKKKLVVGVAGCVAEKERERLLERGADFVLGTRAVPKVVNVIKEVLRGKKVAFFEDHLDEYTHELPRIRSSKHHAWVTIIHGCDRFCTYCIVPYTRGREKSRPMEDILEEVRKLAKQGYREITFLGQNVDAYGKDLKDGSFLAKLLEETSKIEGIERIWFLTSYPTDFSDELIEVIAKNPKVAKSVHLPVQSGSNRILKLMNRKYTREEYLSLLEKIRSKVPDVSISSDIIVGFPTETEEDFMETVDLVEKAQFERLNLAIYSPREGTVAWKYYKDDVPHEEKVRRMQFLMNLQKRINRKLNERYRGKIVRVIVEARAKSGLFYGRDIRNKIIAFEGNDTMIGKFADIKVEKITAGPLYGKVVWIEEDVPSVASPDR, encoded by the coding sequence ATGAAGTTTTACATAAAGACTTTTGGGTGCCAGATGAACGAAAACGATTCTGAAACGATGGCAGGTCTCTTGTTGAAAGAAGGATTCACTCCTGCCTCGACTCCAGAGGAGGCAGATGTGGTTATTATAAACACTTGTGCAGTGAGAAGAAAATCCGAAGAGAAAGCATACAGCGAGCTGGGACAGTTTCTGAAATTGAAAAGAAAAAAGAAACTCGTTGTCGGTGTAGCCGGGTGCGTCGCAGAAAAAGAAAGAGAAAGGTTGTTGGAACGCGGCGCAGATTTCGTTCTTGGCACGCGTGCAGTACCAAAAGTAGTGAACGTGATAAAAGAAGTCCTTCGAGGAAAGAAAGTTGCATTCTTTGAAGATCACCTCGATGAGTATACACACGAGCTTCCAAGAATACGATCCAGCAAGCATCATGCGTGGGTGACGATAATCCACGGATGCGACAGATTTTGCACTTACTGTATCGTTCCGTACACCCGCGGCAGAGAAAAGAGCAGACCGATGGAAGATATCCTCGAAGAGGTGAGAAAACTCGCGAAGCAAGGTTATCGGGAGATCACCTTCCTCGGTCAAAATGTTGACGCCTATGGGAAGGATCTTAAAGACGGATCTTTCCTCGCAAAACTTCTAGAGGAAACTTCCAAAATCGAGGGAATAGAGAGAATCTGGTTTCTCACTTCCTATCCAACCGACTTTTCTGACGAATTGATTGAAGTGATCGCAAAGAATCCGAAAGTAGCCAAATCTGTCCATCTTCCTGTTCAATCTGGAAGCAACAGAATTCTAAAGCTTATGAACAGAAAATACACAAGGGAAGAGTACTTGTCCCTCCTCGAGAAGATCAGATCGAAGGTACCAGATGTCTCCATAAGCAGTGACATCATCGTCGGATTTCCTACAGAAACGGAAGAAGACTTCATGGAAACAGTTGATCTGGTAGAAAAGGCGCAGTTCGAGAGGTTGAACCTCGCGATCTACTCCCCTCGCGAAGGAACGGTCGCTTGGAAATACTACAAGGACGACGTGCCTCACGAGGAAAAGGTAAGAAGAATGCAATTCTTGATGAACCTTCAGAAGAGAATCAACAGGAAACTCAACGAACGGTACAGAGGAAAAATCGTACGCGTTATCGTGGAGGCACGAGCCAAGAGTGGACTTTTTTACGGTAGAGATATAAGAAACAAAATTATCGCGTTCGAAGGAAACGACACGATGATAGGGAAATTCGCAGACATCAAGGTGGAGAAAATCACCGCAGGTCCTCTCTATGGAAAGGTGGTATGGATTGAGGAAGACGTTCCTTCTGTTGCTTCTCCTGATCGTTGA
- the speE gene encoding polyamine aminopropyltransferase, producing the protein MKELERELQPRQHLWYFEYYTGNNVGLFMKINRMIYSGQSDIQRIDIFENPDLGVVFALDGITMTTEKDEFMYHEMLAHVPMFLHPNPKKVLIIGGGDGGTLREVLKHDSVEKAILCEVDGLVIEAARKYLKQTSCGFDDPRAEIVIANGAEYVRKFKNEFDVIIIDSTDPTAGQGGHLFTEEFYQACYDALKEDGVFSAETEDPFYDIGWFKLAYKRISKVFPITRVYLGFMTTYPSGMWSYTFASKGIDPIKDFDPEKVRKFGKELKYYNEEIHIASFALPNFVKKELDLI; encoded by the coding sequence TTGAAAGAACTGGAAAGAGAACTTCAACCGAGACAGCATTTGTGGTACTTTGAGTACTACACGGGAAACAATGTGGGACTCTTCATGAAGATAAACAGAATGATCTATTCAGGACAGAGCGACATACAAAGGATCGATATTTTCGAGAATCCAGATCTTGGAGTGGTGTTTGCACTCGACGGTATTACGATGACAACAGAAAAAGACGAATTCATGTACCACGAAATGCTCGCACACGTTCCTATGTTCCTGCATCCGAATCCCAAAAAGGTTCTCATCATCGGAGGAGGAGATGGAGGGACTCTTAGAGAGGTTTTGAAACACGACAGTGTGGAAAAGGCGATCCTTTGTGAAGTAGACGGCCTTGTTATTGAAGCCGCAAGAAAATACTTGAAACAGACTTCCTGCGGATTTGACGACCCGAGAGCAGAAATCGTAATCGCGAATGGAGCGGAATACGTAAGAAAGTTTAAGAACGAATTCGATGTGATCATCATAGATTCCACAGATCCAACCGCTGGACAAGGTGGCCATCTTTTCACCGAAGAGTTCTATCAAGCGTGCTACGACGCATTGAAAGAGGATGGCGTTTTCTCCGCAGAGACAGAAGATCCATTCTACGACATCGGTTGGTTCAAACTCGCTTACAAAAGAATCAGTAAAGTCTTTCCAATAACCAGGGTGTACCTTGGGTTCATGACCACTTATCCCTCTGGTATGTGGTCTTACACCTTCGCCTCCAAAGGAATTGACCCGATAAAGGATTTCGACCCGGAAAAAGTGAGAAAATTTGGAAAAGAACTCAAATACTACAATGAAGAGATTCATATTGCTTCTTTCGCTCTTCCCAATTTTGTGAAAAAAGAACTCGACTTGATATAA
- the speD gene encoding adenosylmethionine decarboxylase — MKSLGRHLVAEFYECNKEILDDVQLIEKEMKQAAYTSGATIVTSTFHRFLPYGVSGVVVISESHLTIHTWPEYGYAAVDLFTCGEDVDPWKAFDHLKKVLKAQRVHVVEHQRGRYDEIGIPEDSPHKAVV, encoded by the coding sequence ATGAAAAGCTTGGGAAGGCACCTGGTGGCGGAGTTCTATGAATGCAACAAAGAAATTCTAGATGATGTTCAACTCATTGAGAAAGAAATGAAACAGGCAGCTTATACAAGTGGAGCAACAATAGTCACATCAACGTTTCATAGGTTCCTCCCCTATGGGGTGAGTGGTGTGGTGGTGATATCTGAATCCCACCTAACCATTCACACCTGGCCCGAATACGGTTACGCAGCGGTGGATCTTTTCACTTGTGGTGAAGATGTTGATCCTTGGAAGGCGTTCGATCATTTGAAAAAGGTACTCAAAGCTCAAAGAGTTCACGTTGTTGAACATCAAAGAGGAAGATACGATGAGATAGGAATACCGGAAGACTCACCACACAAAGCCGTTGTTTGA
- a CDS encoding cupin domain-containing protein: MKIGEKLKKLRLSRGLTQEELAERTDLSRSFISQLESDKTSPSIDTLERILEALGTDLKHFFSDVEEERVVFKKEDRVPVYDEPEGVKSEILMSGVEDKEIDPILVTLEPGAQTEEESYHEGSEFGFVIQGRIELYLDGKKYRLKEGDCFYYRADKKHYVKNVGKKKAVLLWIMID, from the coding sequence GTGAAGATCGGCGAAAAACTCAAAAAATTGAGATTGTCGAGAGGATTGACCCAAGAAGAACTCGCTGAGAGAACGGATCTTTCAAGAAGTTTCATATCGCAACTTGAGTCAGATAAAACATCTCCCTCTATAGACACTTTAGAAAGAATTTTGGAAGCGCTAGGAACAGACTTGAAACACTTTTTTTCAGATGTTGAGGAAGAAAGAGTTGTTTTCAAAAAAGAGGACAGGGTACCCGTTTACGATGAACCAGAAGGTGTAAAGAGTGAAATATTGATGAGTGGTGTGGAGGACAAAGAAATAGACCCAATCCTCGTAACGTTGGAGCCTGGCGCTCAAACCGAGGAGGAATCGTACCACGAAGGTTCTGAATTCGGTTTCGTGATTCAAGGAAGAATAGAACTCTACTTAGATGGAAAAAAATACAGATTGAAAGAAGGAGATTGTTTTTATTATCGAGCCGATAAGAAACATTACGTAAAGAATGTGGGAAAGAAGAAGGCGGTGTTACTCTGGATCATGATAGATTGA
- a CDS encoding rubrerythrin family protein has protein sequence MREMTKKFLEDAFAGESMAHMKYLIFADEAEKRGLKKLANLFRAIAYAEFVHARNHYRELGKIYSEMAENVQQCIDGETFEINEMYPVYNTVSQFQGEKGAERSTKFAWEAEKIHAEMYKKAKELVEKGEDYSAEKIYICPVCGHTVEGEPPEKCPVCGAPKSAYREFSI, from the coding sequence GTGAGAGAGATGACGAAGAAATTTCTCGAAGATGCGTTTGCGGGGGAAAGCATGGCTCACATGAAGTATCTGATCTTTGCAGACGAAGCTGAAAAGAGAGGTCTGAAGAAGCTAGCGAATCTTTTCAGAGCAATTGCTTACGCAGAGTTTGTCCACGCAAGAAATCATTACAGAGAGCTTGGAAAGATTTACAGCGAAATGGCAGAAAACGTCCAACAGTGTATCGATGGAGAGACGTTTGAGATCAACGAAATGTATCCTGTTTACAACACCGTTTCTCAGTTCCAAGGAGAGAAAGGGGCAGAAAGAAGCACAAAATTCGCTTGGGAAGCTGAAAAAATTCACGCAGAGATGTACAAAAAAGCGAAGGAACTCGTGGAAAAGGGAGAGGATTATTCAGCGGAGAAGATTTACATCTGTCCTGTGTGTGGCCACACGGTGGAGGGGGAACCACCCGAAAAGTGTCCAGTTTGTGGTGCTCCCAAGAGTGCTTACAGGGAATTCTCAATTTGA
- a CDS encoding class II SORL domain-containing protein, with amino-acid sequence MSLADFIKTEDFKKEKHVPVIEAPEKVKKGEAVQVTVTVGKEIPHPNTTEHHIRWIKVFFQPEGDPYVYEVGRYEFNAHGESTQGPNTGSVYTEPTVVTVLKLNRSGTILALSYCNIHGLWESSKKITVEE; translated from the coding sequence ATGAGTTTGGCTGATTTTATAAAAACAGAAGATTTCAAGAAAGAGAAACACGTTCCTGTCATAGAAGCTCCGGAGAAAGTCAAAAAGGGTGAGGCTGTTCAGGTGACTGTTACAGTAGGAAAGGAAATTCCACATCCGAACACAACAGAGCATCATATCAGATGGATAAAGGTATTCTTCCAGCCTGAAGGCGATCCCTACGTTTACGAGGTGGGAAGATACGAATTCAATGCCCATGGAGAATCAACACAAGGACCAAATACAGGTTCTGTGTACACCGAACCCACCGTTGTGACTGTGTTAAAATTGAACAGATCCGGAACCATCCTTGCATTGTCTTACTGTAACATACATGGTCTTTGGGAAAGCAGCAAAAAGATAACTGTTGAAGAGTGA
- the rd gene encoding rubredoxin, with the protein MKKYRCTLCGYIYDPEKGDPDSGIEPGTPFEELPDDWVCPLCGASKEDFEPVE; encoded by the coding sequence ATGAAGAAGTACAGGTGCACGCTCTGTGGTTACATCTACGATCCAGAAAAAGGGGATCCGGACAGCGGAATCGAACCTGGAACACCTTTTGAAGAACTTCCAGATGACTGGGTTTGTCCGTTGTGCGGCGCTTCGAAAGAAGATTTTGAACCTGTGGAGTAA
- a CDS encoding S-adenosyl-l-methionine hydroxide adenosyltransferase family protein has protein sequence MIGFLTDWGLKSHYVGVAKAVIKRINPTAEIIDITHEIEPFNVRKASHVLYRATLDFPPSTVFLVVVDYGVGTSRKAIVMKTKNDQIFVAPDNGVLTVVAEEYGVSEIREIENRDLFYRKNPSFTFHGRDIFAPVAAHLDMGLPMEKIGERLLSYEVLKMKKPHIDENRVIGEVAIIDTFGNVSTNIPYEMFAGMGVDFDDIVKIKVGKKEFKATVTKAFGDVEIGEFLVHPDSAGFLEIAVNLGNASKLLSVKEGDEIAICK, from the coding sequence ATGATAGGTTTTCTCACGGACTGGGGTTTGAAGAGTCATTATGTGGGAGTCGCAAAAGCCGTTATCAAGAGAATAAATCCTACCGCTGAAATTATTGACATCACACACGAGATAGAACCATTCAACGTGAGGAAAGCGAGCCATGTACTTTACAGGGCTACTCTCGATTTTCCACCTTCTACGGTTTTTCTTGTCGTTGTGGACTACGGAGTTGGAACATCGAGGAAAGCTATCGTCATGAAAACCAAAAACGACCAGATTTTTGTCGCACCAGATAACGGAGTTCTCACTGTAGTTGCAGAAGAATACGGGGTTTCCGAGATCAGAGAGATCGAGAACAGAGATCTTTTCTACAGGAAGAATCCTTCTTTCACTTTTCATGGTCGGGACATTTTTGCTCCCGTTGCAGCACATCTCGATATGGGACTTCCTATGGAAAAAATTGGTGAAAGGCTTCTGTCTTACGAAGTATTGAAGATGAAGAAACCTCATATCGACGAGAATAGAGTCATTGGGGAGGTTGCCATTATCGATACCTTCGGTAACGTCTCAACGAACATCCCTTACGAAATGTTTGCAGGAATGGGAGTCGATTTCGACGATATAGTAAAGATAAAAGTGGGAAAAAAGGAATTCAAGGCGACGGTTACAAAAGCCTTCGGTGATGTGGAGATTGGTGAGTTTCTTGTTCACCCTGACAGTGCAGGTTTTCTCGAGATAGCGGTTAATCTAGGAAACGCGAGCAAACTTCTCTCCGTTAAGGAAGGAGACGAAATAGCGATATGCAAATGA